One Sodalinema gerasimenkoae IPPAS B-353 DNA segment encodes these proteins:
- the arsC gene encoding arsenate reductase, glutathione/glutaredoxin type, with amino-acid sequence MKKVMFVCKRNSCRSQMAEGFTRHLGQGVVEVHSCGLEASRVHPTAIEVMQEAGIDITGQTSDPLSDFKAEDYDAVISLCGCGVNLPPDWVSQEIFEDWQLDDPDGQPLETFRRVRDEVRDRVKTLINTLT; translated from the coding sequence ATGAAAAAAGTCATGTTTGTCTGCAAACGCAACTCCTGCCGCTCTCAGATGGCGGAAGGATTCACCCGTCACCTAGGACAGGGCGTTGTGGAGGTTCACAGTTGCGGATTAGAAGCCTCCCGCGTCCATCCCACGGCCATTGAGGTGATGCAGGAGGCGGGGATTGATATCACGGGCCAAACCTCAGATCCGCTCAGTGACTTCAAGGCTGAGGACTATGATGCCGTTATCTCCCTCTGTGGCTGTGGGGTGAACTTACCCCCGGACTGGGTGAGTCAAGAAATCTTCGAGGATTGGCAACTCGATGACCCTGATGGACAGCCGCTGGAGACCTTTCGCCGGGTTCGGGATGAAGTGCGCGATCGCGTCAAAACCCTCATCAACACCCTAACCTAG
- a CDS encoding response regulator transcription factor produces the protein MAPAKILVVDDDIAVRNLIHRFLSKQEDYVVEAAEDGKTALALFERLNPNLVILDVNLPDTTGYQLCQEMQRRTGVYIMMLTSRSDEDDVVRGFEKGADDYLTKPFSLAELGARVGAVLKRQRSVAPTPQNGIVFGDLLIDPGSREVTLGNAPILLTALEFDLLHFLARNPGRVWRRSELLQEVWDYDYVGDQRVVDVHIGQIRRKIEGDSNQPSMIQTVRGVGYKFEAPVKIQDNGS, from the coding sequence ATGGCTCCCGCCAAAATTCTGGTCGTTGATGACGATATCGCAGTTCGGAATTTAATCCACCGCTTCTTAAGTAAGCAGGAGGACTATGTCGTGGAAGCCGCCGAGGATGGCAAAACTGCCCTTGCCCTCTTTGAGCGACTGAACCCGAACTTGGTCATTCTCGATGTGAATTTGCCCGACACGACAGGCTATCAGCTCTGTCAGGAAATGCAAAGGCGCACGGGGGTTTATATTATGATGCTGACGAGTCGCAGTGACGAAGACGATGTTGTCCGTGGATTTGAGAAAGGGGCAGATGATTATCTCACCAAACCCTTCAGCTTAGCTGAGTTAGGGGCTAGGGTGGGAGCAGTGTTGAAACGTCAGCGCAGCGTCGCCCCAACGCCTCAAAATGGCATTGTTTTCGGAGATTTACTGATTGATCCAGGTAGCCGTGAGGTGACGTTGGGTAATGCCCCCATCCTTTTGACGGCCCTGGAGTTTGATTTGTTGCATTTCCTGGCCCGTAACCCCGGTCGGGTCTGGCGGCGCTCGGAATTGCTACAGGAGGTCTGGGATTACGACTATGTGGGGGATCAGCGGGTTGTGGATGTTCATATTGGGCAAATCCGCCGCAAAATTGAAGGGGATTCCAATCAACCCTCGATGATTCAGACGGTGCGCGGTGTGGGCTATAAGTTTGAGGCTCCCGTGAAGATTCAGGATAATGGGAGTTAG